In one Gadus morhua chromosome 7, gadMor3.0, whole genome shotgun sequence genomic region, the following are encoded:
- the LOC115546721 gene encoding uncharacterized protein LOC115546721 → MAGKDWFTSFMERSGSLSLRRPEATSQQRLSSFNQTNVNLFHQNLKTVLERHQFQAKDIWNIDETGVTTVQVPDRVVAQMGQKQVGSVTSAERGTLVTVALAGNAQGDLVPPFFIFPRKRFKDHFLRGGPVGCAGSGNPTGWMKEPDFLLYLAHFTRHTRVSKESKLLLLLDNHPSHLSIAAIDYCRANGIVLLSFPPHCTHRLQPMDISVFGPLKGYVNSAADRWMRSHPGINISIYDVPSIVAEALPKAATVNNITSGFSSPGIWPFNPSAFEEKDFAGAYSTDRPPPQASGDEVSASPGATSGMDVPDRAAGPDEAVRPEGEAVEFSPDIVRPYPKAGPRKITKRRGRKRTTAILTDTPVRAALEAEKQGTGKQRRPAKQPPSSRAPKKRLFSPAPDAGVATSAAPPTITWPADGVSPTLGLVCPVPEAAEFTTIAASTSPIYLGLSSEDVSCLVCSELFSASMPGEEWVQCVFCYKWSHEACTDGSAHYLCHLCDKE, encoded by the exons ATGGCGGGGAAGGACTGGTTCACCTCCTTCATGGAGCGCAGTGGCAGCCTCTCCCTTCGGCGTCCAGAGGCCACTAGCCAACAGCGATTGTCCAGCTTCAACCAAACAAATGTAAACTTGTTCCACCAAAATTTAAAGACGGTGCTGGAACGGCACCAGTTCCAGGCCAAGGACATTTGGAACATTGATGAAACCG GGGTCACCACTGTCCAGGTGCCAGACCGTGTCGTCGCCCAGATGGGGCAGAAGCAGGTCGGGTCAGTGACCTCAGCGGAGAGGGGGACCCTGGTCACAGTTGCCCTGGCAGGCAATGCGCAGGGCGACCTTGTTCCGCCATTCTTCATCTTCCCCCGTAAGCGGTTCAAAGACCACTTCCTGAGGGGTGGACCCGTTGGCTGTGCAGGCAGCGGCAACCCAACTGGCTGGATGAAGGAGCCAGACTTCCTCCTGTACCTGGCCCACTTCACCAGGCACACCCGTGTGTCCAAGGAGTCgaagctgctcctcctgctggacAATCACCCGTCCCACCTGTCAATTGCAGCAATTGATTACTGCAGAGCTAATGGCATAGTGCTGCTGTCATTCCCTCCCCACTGCACCCACAGGTTGCAGCCAATGGACATTAGTGTCTTCGGCCCCCTAAAGGGGTACGTAAACAGTGCGGCGGACAGGTGGATGAGGAGCCACCCAGGGATCAACATCTCCATTTATGATGTGCCCTCCATCGTTGCTGAAGCCTTACCAAAGGCTGCGACAGTGAACAACATCACCTCCGGGTTCTCAAGTCCAGGGATCTGGCCTTTTAACCCCTCTGCGTTTGAGGAAAAGGACTTCGCCGGAGCCTATTCCACAGACCGTCCTCCTCCCCAGGCTTCGGGTGACGAGGTCAGCGCTTCTCCAGGTGCCACTTCAG GCATGGATGTACCTGATCGAGCTGCCGGGCCTGACGAAGCTGTCCGGCCTGAGGGAGAGGCCGTTGAGTTCAGCCCGGACATCGTCCGGCCTTACCCTAAGGCCGGACCTAGAAAGATCacaaagagaagagggagaaagag GACAACTGCTATACTTACGGACACCCCGGTGAGGGCTGCTTTAGAGGCGGAAAAGCAGGGAACTGGGAAGCAGCGTCGTCCCGCTaagcagcctccctcctctcggGCTCCCAAGAAGAGGCTGTTCTCGCCCGCTCCTGATGCCGGAGTTGCCACCTCAGCTGCTCCTCCCACCATCACCTGGCCCGCTGATGGAGTCAGCCCCACCTTAGGCCTAGTTTGTCCTGTTCCGGAGGCAGCAGAGTTCACCACCATTGCTGCCTCCACTTCTCCAATTTATTTAGGCCTATCCAGCGAGGACGTCAGCTGCCTCGTGTGCTCCGAGCTCTTCAGCGCCTCGATGCCTGGGGAAGAGTGGGTCCAGTGTGTCTTTTGTTATAAGTGGTCGCATGAGGCTTGCACCGACGGGAGTGCACACTACCTGTGTCACCTGTGTGACAAAGAATAA